From the Streptococcus sp. 29887 genome, one window contains:
- the rlmH gene encoding 23S rRNA (pseudouridine(1915)-N(3))-methyltransferase RlmH, with protein sequence MKIKLITVGKLKEKYLKDGIAEYSKRLGRFTKLELIELADEKTPDKASQAENEQILKKEAERIMAKIGERDYVIALAIEGKQFPSEEFSKKLADITVSGYSDITFIIGGSLGLDPQVKKRANLLMSFGQLTLPHQLMKLVLIEQIYRAFMIQQGSPYHK encoded by the coding sequence ATGAAAATAAAATTGATAACCGTTGGAAAATTGAAAGAAAAATACCTTAAAGATGGTATTGCCGAATATAGTAAACGTTTAGGTCGTTTTACAAAGTTGGAACTGATTGAACTGGCTGACGAGAAGACGCCAGATAAGGCTAGTCAGGCAGAAAATGAGCAGATATTGAAAAAGGAAGCTGAGCGAATTATGGCTAAAATTGGTGAACGTGATTATGTCATTGCCTTAGCTATTGAAGGAAAGCAGTTTCCCTCTGAAGAATTTAGCAAGAAACTAGCTGACATTACAGTGAGTGGCTATTCTGATATTACTTTTATTATCGGTGGCAGTCTTGGCTTGGATCCACAAGTGAAAAAAAGAGCCAATTTACTGATGAGTTTTGGACAATTGACCCTCCCTCACCAACTAATGAAGTTGGTTCTTATCGAGCAAATTTATCGCGCCTTTATGATTCAACAAGGCAGTCCCTACCATAAATAG